A segment of the Salminus brasiliensis chromosome 5, fSalBra1.hap2, whole genome shotgun sequence genome:
GTATAATAAAAGGCTAACCAGCAGTATTCCACCGCAACACTCAGTAGTGGATACATATTTTACTGAATTACTGAAGATCAGTGTTTTGATCTAATATTTTGTTCTTAAAGTAAGGGTTTAAGAATACAACACAGAATGGTTTGGATGTTTAAATGCCTGGTTAAGTGGTTCTTCAGATTGTCATAAACCCTTAAAAAGTtctatatagcattagaataagataagataatcctttatttgtcccacagtggggaaattctcaaaaacaaaaaattctGCCATTGTTCTACTTTGCTGAGAGCGCGTTTCACTATTGAACTTTGAAATTTAgcctaattaaattaatttgacataaaacatgaaTAGGCCTATGAACATTTTCAGATGGTTATTGGGGAACCTAATGATTTACAAGGGCTTCCAGAATGGGGGAAACACTGCCTGATGGCACTGATGCAGTGAAACTTACTTAGTTTTGttgtctctctttccctttctcacTTTTGCTCTCTTAACCTCTCCCCAGTCTGATTGTTCTGGGCCTCAAACACTTCAGTGAGACAGAGTTCCCCTACCATCTAATGAGTCAGTATCTCATTCGGCCTAAGAAGCTGGATCAACTGAGAGTTCGTGTGAAAGACATGTGCTCAAGCAGGTCTGCAGACAATATCATCAAGGTACCTCAAATTGAACTACTTCCATGAAGCTGTATGATACTTacttgttttataaataaataaaaaagctcaTGCTGTTTTCCTTCAGTTTTACTGCCAGCACCATGTTGTTCCTCCTCTGCCAGTGGCCTGCTGTCCAGTTCTCCCTGGAGAGGAATGCCCccctgtggagagagagaggaacatcATGCCCAATTGGCTTAGGGTACAGTATCCTCTACCCTATAATATAGCCTTTTTCTAATATTAGGAAACTAACACATACTGATTCCCAGTGCCTCCTCATTTGTTTCTTGTAAAATAAATTGAAAGTGTTGAATTCTTCTTTTAACAGAAAAGTTTGCCACACATCCATAAAGTAGTGTTTGAGGGCCAATCAGAAGAAAAACAACCATCTGATAATGGGAAAACTAAAGCTTCACCTCAGCTTGTCTTTCCTGATAGAACACAATACCCTAAATGCCTCCCTAAAGGTTTGACTCTTCAGCTGCATCCTTCGGCCAGGCGACAGAGTTCTGCACGACCACCCAAACCCCGCCCTCTGCATGGTTTTGCACAGCCTTCTCTTACACCATTGGCTAAAGCGCCTACTTGTTCTTCAGGCACCATTAATTTATTGCCAACAGTACCAACATCTCTCCCCTCTCAAGGAGTCATTCTACTGACTCAGACCCCTTGCATCCCAGTGAATGGGGCCCTGCCGGTGAGCCAAATGACCTCCACACCTGCTCATGGAACAGTGCCATTAAGCAGTGTTGGCCCTGTTAACTTCCAGTATGTTGTTCCACAGCAAGGGTGTGTTAACCCTGTTGAGCCTCCTGCTAGTTTGCCTCCTTCTGTAGTACATGTACCCTCAACTCCAGCTATAGCCTGTAATACCCCTGTATCCAGGAATGGGTTAGTTACAACGTGTGTAATACAGTCTGTGCCAAAGAAAGCAGTGGTGCCTAAGAAACAAATCATGCCTAGAAAGCTGCACCCTATCAAGCCCTCTCCTTTGAATCCAGTCCATCAGCTGTCCCAGATTATTCCATTCGCTCCTGGGGCTGCAATGAATGTGAATTTGGGCACCACAGCACCAATAGTGGAACAAGCCATGACTGCAAACTTTGCTGAAAACGTCACTAATGCTGTTCCATCTATGGTCATTATCCAGCCTTCCTCGTCATTGGACAATGCCGCTATCCATCCACAAGTTGCCACACAGGGATGGGTAAAGTCCTCCAATAGCCTTCCCACTCAGGATTCAATCATGAACATCCCTCACGTAGGAACACTGGCCAGGCCATTGTTGCCTAGCAACAATGTCAGAATCCCAAGCCCAGACGGTCCTAAGAAACCAGCAGAGAGTGATCTTAAATTCAAGTCTAGTCCTGTGTTTTtctcacacactccctcccCTCCACTCCAAGCTATTGAGAATCTCAGATCAAGCACTGTAATGCCAAACATGGACCATCAAGAACATCATGAAAGTGTCCCCAACACTCTAGATAACGGTCCCAAGTCTAGCTCACTTTTGCCTCAAAACAGCAGTGCTGGAGCTACACCACCAGCTGCCAGCCTGCAGAATCTCTCAGCTTTTACTGGTCCACCAGCAGATAACTCCCAGTACATGCTGGTTCAGGCAGCTTTGCAGGGAGGTGCACCACAGTTTCTTCTTGTCCCCAAAAGCAGTCTGCTGTCAAATCAGCCTGCGCTGCATGCTCCTGAGAGTGAAAGCAGAGTGCctcaacaacacacaacactcTCTAAATCTGAGACTTTTCACACCTCAGGCGTGCCAAATGTCAGAGAAGATAACGTGTCACTTGGTGTTGGACTGCCTTCAGAAGGTGCAGTCATCCAGATCACAGCTCCATCATGCACAGACCATGGTGCTGGTGAGGTGTGGAAAGAGGAGATGGAGGTTGGAGCAGAGGTGGGTGGAGAGGAGATGGCAGGCGCCCTTTTTGGAAGCCCTTTTCTTAAGCTGTCTGAGTCCTCCTGTAGCCCAGGCTCCAGTCTGAGCAGCAACAATATGGACACAGAGGTTTCAGAGATCATGATGGAGAACAGCTGGGAAAGCCCCAGATGTGAAGAACAGAGTAAAGACCGAGATGGTCTTTCCGAGTCTGGCAAAAAGGAACAGGGGAAAGGCAGTGAGCGCATGTATGCTTCTGTTACAGTTAAACTAGGAAATTTAAGAGCAGAACATGAAGTACCAGGGCTGCTTACAATCAGCTCTGGGGCTGAGAACCAGGAGACACCTGGAGGAGGCGAAGGGCAAAGTGAAGGGAACAGAAGGGAAGGTGAGGAGGGAGAGGGGCAGCACAATGGAGAGAGTGGAGGAAGGGAAGAAAGAGATGGAAATGAagaaggagagaagaaaggagatgGAGAAGGTGGTGGGGAAGGAGACGGTAATGGAGGGCGGCAAGGGAATGGAGGGGGAGATAAGAATGATGAAGAGaaggatggagatggagagcgtgaagaggaagaagaggactTTGACGAGCTCACACAGGACGAAGATGAAGAGGAAGTGATGTCCTCAGCATCAGAGGAATCTGTCCTTTCGGTGCCTGAACTGCAGGTTAGTACCTCACCATTGACTTTTTGGAGAAATTGTCAAAATGTCCTGAAATTGGCAGCATTGTAAGCATAAAGGTGCAGCAGAATTAATTTAGGTAGCACTCTAGTGTAGTCCACAGGGGTTGGGGGGGTTGCTTGCTGAACAGACATTTCCCCAGTGGCTTACATTACATTCATACTCTCCATAGCCAGGAGTGCTTTTGATCGACCTCCAGAGGAAAAGATGAGATGGGCAGGGATTTCTCTTTCTTACTGTAACTTGTTTGCTCACCACTGCAGGAGACAATGGAGAAGCTGACGTGGTTGGCATCAGAGCGGAGACTATGTGGGGAAGGTGATTCAGAAGAGGACAACTCTCCAAACTCTCCCACCTCCCCAACCTCACCCACCTCCCCAATCTCTCAAAACTCCCAGGAAGAGAATTCGGAAGATGAGGAGGATGGGGCGATGAAGGGAGAGGAGCTGGAACCCACGGAGGGGGATGGAGGAAAACTGCCTGAAGGAGACGCACCTCAGGAAGACGATCCTCCACAGACTAGTGGGAAAGGAGCAGGACGTGGCAGAGGTTAGGGATGAAACCATGAGCTTCTGTTTATGTTTTTAGATGGGTTTAATCTTGTTCTTATCTAAATCTATCTCTCAGGTTCCAAACAATAGCAAGACATTGTTTTCATTTATTGCACTCTGCAGGCCGTGGTCGCCCTCCACCCCGCAATCTGAAGCGTAGCAGACGTCAGGAACGGGGAAgcaaagatacctctaaactCCTCCTTCTTTATGATGACCACATCTTGGATAATGATCCAATGAGGGAAAGCAAGGACATAGCCTTTGCCCAGGCCTACCTAAACAGGGTCAGTGGACTTGGCTAATAAATGGCCTGCTTATTTtgaaaatacaaaacagaattTTCATTGCTTTCAAAGAATATCCTGGCTTTTAAGCCTATTGTCTATTTGCCACATCTGTATCAAACgcgtttatttgtatagtgttcggattttctttttgtttctgtGCATTGAATCAGTTGTATGTTACAGATGCTGCACATTGACATTGGTTAATGAAAAGATGGACTACTCCATTACATTCATGCACTGCTATGTTGTCATCCGATTGTAAAAAGCAACTTAATTATTTCCCTTTGTCATCTTGTCATTATTTTTTCTCAGGTGCGGGAGGCTATGCAGGATACTCCTGGTAAAATGGAGGAGTTTTTGAGTCTGCTGTATGAGTTTGAGCAGGGAGGGGAGGGCCGTAGTGCAGTGGAACTCTTTTCTCAGCTAAAACCTCTCCTCAAAGACTGGCCTGAGCTGCTGAGTGACTTTGCTGCCTTTCTTCTCCCagagcaggctctggagtgtgGACTGGTATGTGCATCTTGTATTCTACCAAGTCTTTTATAATAACGTTTTGTTCCTCACCATTCCACTTCATATAGAGATTTTACTGCAGGGTCTTTTTTGTAACGTTGTTATGCTAATATCTGTAGTTGGATGCAGTAAAAAAATCTTCATTTTAAGAACAAGCAGTGTGATGTACTGCATTAAAGGGTTGTCTATTTTAATTGTTTTCCCTAGTTTGAGGAACAGCAGGCATTTGAGCGTAGCAGGAGGTTCCTGAGACAGCTAGAGATCAGTTTTGGGGAGAATCCCTCTCACTACCAGAAGATTGTGAGAGCACTGCAGGCTGGGGCAGCCTTCACACCTTCAGGCATAGAGGAGGTAAAAGAGGACATGTTGGAACTTAATGCACGTTGCCCTGGAAGACTATTACTAAAAAATATTCTAGTCTGTGGCTGAACTTTATTTTGTGCCCAGAATTTCAGTCCTCAGTTTATTGCTTATTTTCCTACATTCCAATACATTATAGTCGGGGGCTCATTTTTTGTGTCTTAATTAATCCTATTCTGTTTTGGTGTCTCAGCTCAAGGCCCAGATGGCCACCCTTCTCAAAGGTCATACACACCTGCAGGGAGAATTCTCTGTGTTTTTTGATGAGCTCCGACCGCCACCAGCACGCCCGGGGCAGTTTGAGGAGGCAGTGTGGCCTGAGGATGCAGGGAGCGGACTGGAGGGAGGAGATGGAAGTGTAAGCTTGACAAGTGGCGGGGCGGTGAGTGGTGGGTTTGAGGAAGTCACACTCCCTGAtttggaagaagaagaggaaactCAAAAGATTCCTCAGATAACAGGCAGAAGCAGGAGAAGGAAAGAACTTGGCACACACAGGAATTACAAGGTGAGACTGCTGAGAACATGCTGCTGGTAACATTTCACTCATATATGAATGCGGTCTTTAATCAGTTTTCTAAACCATGATGTTATGTTGTCAGCAGGACTGTGATTGGCCAGAGAAGGACTGCCCCTGCCACTGCCATGACTCCAGTCATGAAGCAAAGCATCGCCGTCACAAAAGGAAAGGCTGCCCACGCTGCCATAGCCACAAGGTGCCTCGTATTTTTTCAGTCTGTGTATGTTAATTTTCAAAAAACATATCTATGTAATATAATGTTACAATATTTGATAACAATAGTAGCTTTTATTCTGAGGTCAGGATTTGTTTGACAGTATTTTGTGTGTCTTAAATCAATAGTGtgtctgatttatttatttatttatctatatatatatatttatctatatctCACACACAAGATACAGATAAGATGCAACCCCTAAAAATAGAAATGTTTCTTTGCTCTTTCAGGGCACTGATGGCTCCAAAGCACTAAAGAATGGTGATCAGTCATTCCCAACAGCACACCCTCTACCTGAGAAAGGGGAAGAAAGGGAAGAGACTGAAAGAggtgaagaggagagagaggaagaaaaagagacagaaactGAGGTTAAAGATGAGTCTGGCAGTGGAGTGAACAGTCCACATCACGGTACACAAACCGCTCTGTTCTATTGCAATGCCCTTAACCACCAATACCACAACCCtttattttattgcattatACTATACTCGTTTGTGTGGAGCTGTGGTTGTTGATTTTGTAAAAAGTACTTACAGAAAGTATTCTTCAGTCTTGACAGATTCCAAATCTGTTTCTTTATCAGAGCCAGAGGGACAAACGTGGGGGGGCAATGAAGGAGACCCTCCCCCCAACCCTGATGAAAGGGATGACGAAGAAGAGGtggatgaggaggaagaggagtggAAAGATGGAGAGGGGGAGCGCTGTTCTTCCAGCAAGCCCAGCAGAGATGAAGAGAGGGCAGTAACTGAACAAGCAGAGCCTTCTCTTACTCAGtcaggagacagagagatgatGCAGAGCCGACAGAGCCCCTCCTCCGACGCTCCAGTCTGTGCTAAGAACATCTCCCTCACACCCAGCGGAGAGAGGGTTGTTCTCTGGACAAGGTAGCATTCAGTTAACAGGGATGGTCAAATGCTAAAAAAACATGGTAAACAAGTAACCAGAAAGTGTTTGTTTCtttatacaaaatacaaaaagcaATCGCTATTACAATTTTAGATGAACAAATAAAATCTATTTTAAATTTGTCTGCAATTCAATCTCACTTCAAAATCTGGTGGAAAGGTGTTGCACTTCCCTTTTTATAACCCAAATTGTAGCTTAGTTGTAGAATTATTAGGGTTTGTTGGTATTACACGCTGGAAAACCTGGTCTATGTAATAACTAAATTTAGTTATAAAGTTTGTCTGGTGCTCGTTTCTTTATTTCAGTGTTATTTTCTCCTGTTTTCAGAGAGGCTGATCGGGTCATTCTAACTGCCTGTCAACAGCAAGGAGCCAACCCGAGCACGTTTCAGGCTGTGTCAGCTCAGCTCGGCAACAAAACTGCCAGTGAGGTACTACTCTTTTCCAAAAATTACATAAGGATATTTTGTTGGCTGAGGGTTTGCGATCAGGTCTCGCATGTCAAACAGCAGGCCATGTTGTAGCCAGATGTGAAGTTGCCCTTAATACACTTGCTGTGCTCTGTAGGTTTCCAAGAGGTTTCGGGACCTGATGCGCCTGTTCCACACTTCAGCTCGTCAGGCCAGTTCAGAGGACGAGGGCACTGAACAGCAATCAGCCACTGACGAGGAGCAGGACTGACCTGATGGTGAACTGAAATATACCAGCTAAAGATACAGATTACACACTGGGATGTGACAAGGAGCATGGGTTCACATTTTACTGCTATAACCTGAATTCCTGCTGCCAGCCTCTCCAAAATGGAAACCGTTTTCATGGCAAGCTTGAAAATTaacaagagagacagaaaatatTAGTAACCCAATTAATCACCAGCAAACTAAATGTGAGAATGGCAGCTGCTTACTCCAAAAGATTGGACAGACTTTGCAAAGGACAAAAATAACTGGTACAATGTACCACAGAACAAGACCAGCTTAGACTTTACGTGCTTGTTTCACTATGGACAGATGATTTGTAAATCTTTGACTATAAGAGGGGGCAAGTCCCCATTATGTACAGTATTTTTATATCAGGAGTTGATTTACGTTTTCTTTCCCATGTGTGTTTCCTGTATGTTTTTCATAAGAGAAAAATACTTGCTTAAGGAAATGATCTAGATGACAGCTGTTAATAAAAGGCttgtttgtatttatatatttaatgtatgttCTAGTGCATTGTTCCTATTGTGATTTTTCTGAGCTTGAGGTGTATACGAGAGTTGTTACTGCTTCAGTTTCAACATAAAGGAAAAAACGGTTCTGGATTCTGTGTGAATGCTACTTTTGTATTCGGTCCCAATAAGAGCGGTACAAGAATTGTTTAGCTCTTTTaggggaataaaaaaaaatcatgttccTTTTTGAGCGGCGCGGTGGTGTTGCAGACAATATGTGCCCCAACAGCTCTACGGCCCTGGATTCAATCCTTGCTCTGGTCACTACCTGTGTAGAGTTGTGGTGTGTTCTTCCTGTGTCCGTTTAAGTCTCTTATAGGTGCACTGGTTTCCTAAATTGCTAAATTGCCCcgggtgtgagtgaatgggtgagtggTACCCTGCAAAGGACTGGCATTATTCCTGCCAGCCGCCCAATGATGCCAGGCAGGCTCCGGACCCATCGCGACCCTGAGCAGAAATGCATAAGAATAATGAGTGTTACTCTTTGGCCATAGAGTGGAGATCTACTCACTTTATTTGTTCAGCTTGTCCTTTTAAGACTTTTTGTCAATCCAGTGGTCGAGCTCTGTGTATGAGCAGGTAAGAGAAGTTCACTTTGTGGGTAGTCTATACTTTTGGTTCAGGTCATCAAACTATCTGAGAAATATTACACTGTAGTTTCatcatttttgtgtttgttggtTATAGAGCTTGATAAGGTAAGAAGGCAGAAAAATATTACATTCCCTCTTTAAATAAATCATTCCTCTAAAAATCTGTTCctgtaatttaataaatcattccctaaATTAAAAATCTGTTCTCTCCAATGAATAAATCACTCAATTTAAAAATCCTGTTCTCTCAATTTagcaatcatttttttttatttaataaatcgCTTCCTCAGTTTAGCAATATTTTCtcctaatttaataaatcgttccctcaattAGGCAATCCTTCCTCTTAATTTAATAGATCACCCCCTCAATTACATAAATCCTTttaaaaatgtgcaaataatTTCTATCATTTCTAAGTTAACAATCTGTTTTAACAAAATTTTGCTccctaaatgtaataatttgttCTTGTAATGTTTTGAATTGTCCAATCCAATAAATCCTTCTCTCAATGTAGCTGtccgttccctcgatttaaatAAAGTGCCCCCTCTACACTGCAGGGACGAGTTCAGTGTGTGATCATCCTGTCCCTGTCCTGACTCCTCACTCCACAGTCTGCTCATATGGGTTGGTCTCGTGTCTGAGTGAGTGGGAGGGGCTTGCCGAAGTTGGGCATTGTAAGTCAGTCTCCTCAGCCAATCAGTGAGCGCCTCCGCTGCTGCGCTTTCCCCAACGCGGAGCTGAACTTCTAGTATGAGTACCTGGAGTTAGCTAGGTCAGACCCTTCGGACATAACGAGTCGCATTAAAGGGGTTATAGGCTGTTAACTGACATGTCGCTTAATCGTTCGGTTCACATGTATTTGCTTCCCTTCGCTTTCCTTTGTCTGGGCGTCTTGCTGAAGGCGTCTGTGGAGGGCAGCGATGTGCTGGAACTGGGGGACGCTGATTTTGAGGTCCGTGTGGAGGCACGTGACACTGTGCTGGTGGAGTTCTTCGCCCCTTGGTAGGCAGCCCTTCATTATACAGACAGCTAATCTAGCTAATCTAGCTAACCACGGGGTGGGTGCAAAATGCATTTGGTGATcttagctaacaggctaactaTGCGACGGTATACCAGTTTCACAGGGTCACTGTGCTTGGTGATTTAGCTGTATTGCTAATTAGCCATAGTAACGTTACAGTACCCCAGCACATTCACTACCCTACCCTATACCTTATACCTTATACCTTACCCCTTTTCCTGTGTTCACAGTGAGACAGTGTTAACGAGCTAGCCAggaaaataatatttacattttttttacacatttttttgtttgtttttccttgttcattaatttaatttaatgaataattccctacatttattaaatcataccctacatttaataaatcgttcccttcATTTAACAGTCTGGTTcctctaatttaataaattgattTAACCCTCAATTTAGAGGAGACTCTTCAGTTAAaatgagggaacaatttattaaatcttCAGGacggtttattaaattgagaaaatgtaaatgtaaatcagtgTTCATTTGGCTTCACAATAATCTTACAGGTGTTGTCACATTTCACCTGTGTAACTAATAGCCTCTCTTCTCTGCACCTGCAGGTGTGGTCATTGTCAGAGGTTAGCACCCGAATATGAAGCTGCTGCCACCAGGTTAAAGGGGACTGTGTCCCTAGCAAAGGTAAGCACATGATGTGATAGCGGTAGCCCCTTTCCTGTAAAGTCAGCCAATCAAATCGCACTCTGCATGCTGATCTGATGGTCCACTGGTCCACGAATCACTGgagctgcattctctggagATGATGGAGATCCATCCTTTACCTTCGGAATGATCATTTAAGCATCTAACCATCAGTACCTGACTGTTATAATGATTGTatgtctgaatgcaatcaaatcctccctgCTGTGATCAGGTTGACTGCACTGTAAACTCTGAGACATGTGGGAAGTTTGGGGTGAATGGATATCCCACTCTGAAAATCTTCCGTAATGGAGAGGAGGCCTCTTCGTACGATGGCCCCCGGACAGCAGGTGTGTGTACTTCAACTGTAACCCAATCTTGATTAAAGCTTCATGCTTTTGTCATTGTATGATCAGATTTGAGTGTTATTCTTTTACCTTTACAGATGGAATTGTGAGCTATATGAAGAAGCAGGCAGGGCCGAGCTCTGTACCCCTGCACAGCGAGGCTGACTTGGACTCTTTTATAAACACTTTTGAAGCGAGTGTTGTGGGTGAGTTATAATCATTTTTCCCAGTAATGTGAAAACCACTGATCTGAAAGCTTGTTTTGAATGTAAGTGTTGTACCACAGTTATTTGTACGAGAGGCATTTAATTAGTACCAACATCTCCCAATATTAGGAATGCATCAGTCAtgattgtttttaaatattatttaatttaattaaatttaattacacCGTATAGACATGCTTTGAGTAAATGTAGTTCTGGTACTTTCCAGTACAGTACCAGCTTTTTtatcagtttttattttaattaaaatttaaaaggAAAAATGAAAATTTAAATAAGAAGTGCTCAATCGTCATGTCTgctgtcctccgcatttaagcCATCCATAGAGTAAACACACGCATAGGGAGCAatgagcacatgtgcccggaACGGTGGGCAGCCCTGGctgcagcgcccagggagcagatgGGGGTTGGGTGCCTTCAGTCACATCCTTTTATTTTGGAGAATTAGGTCGGCAACCTTCTGGTCACAAGGCTGCTTCTGTAACGTTCAGgacagaattattcacacaaaaaataaatataaaaaatctacagatttttaaaaataagagACCTGtccaaaagctttttttttgtttacaagaATTGGGTTTCAGTTGTGTTAGCATTTGATATTTTTACGATATAATTCTCACATATAAAAATTATGTCTCCCATTTAGAGCCATATAAATAAGCTTTCTCTTTGTCCCTAAAATTAATATGATGAAAACTGATGAAAGTGTGGTAAACTGTGTAATCACAGTAATACACTTGAGGTTGTGCTATGCTGTGGAAATGCTGGTGCTCCTTGTATTTTTAGAGAAGTATTTCCTTGACCAATGACAGTTTTACAAAACCCGTTCTTACCTATGAAGGAACTTCAAAGCCAAACCTGCATCTCTGCAGTTTTGTTGCACCACTGTGCCATTTCACTAGACCTGAGTCAGCCTCTGCTGTCTGTCATATTGTCCATTTAGATGTCCTATCAGCAGACTTCAGAGTAGGCTATTTAAATGCCTTGGGTCTAATTTTAAAGGACAGATTGTTCCTACTTTTGTCTTCCTGTCCCTGTGCACCAGGCTTTTTCTCAGGACCTGACAGTCTGCAGCTTGCTGAGTTTCTGAAGGCCTCCAGTGTGTTAAGGGACAGCTATCGATTTGCCCATGCCACAGATCTGGGAATAGGGCTGAAACATGGCGTGGATGCTGAGTATGTGGAAAGGATGAGCTTTAAAAGCTAATCAGCAAAACCGTTTGAAATACTGTTAATTATTGATAACAATATTAACTATTGTATCA
Coding sequences within it:
- the gon4lb gene encoding GON-4-like protein isoform X4 gives rise to the protein MKTGRGRKSSSPEPLAVPSKVVRRDSVSGSHGVCRLTSSPAKRIFTPTKRKNSSLPRRPFLNFKCHGQRQDYTEREHERSPGFHSEEDTELGLVITLDEERGEKEEQLKRKSGGKLKKVALTNSDRALPDKESVTDETDQETDQEEDSEEEFRKLDRDLAIKSKQHNLTSVNVRNIIHEVITNEHVVAMMKAAIRETQDMPMFEPKMTRSKLKEVVEKGVGIPTWNISPIKKSNEVKPPQFVDIHLEDEEDSSDEEYHPDEDEEDETAEETILESDMDSIASSPRISRQGRSRTPIELSEYDEERSSSPRPQPRPSRHLRVEAVPMGPPAPPSQSCGSSRTPKTIDSFMEKLYAVDEELELNPLCMEPYQTLNSNAEESLVACRTRSKRPLRDIPLDQLEAELCAPDITPDMYDYVSAVEDREWSQWLQGLMTSHLDNEEEGDDDDDPEYNFLDDLDEPDLEDYRNDRAVRITKKEVNELMEELFETFRDDLRVNKQDEGREEDEERDGETSPQSAAKFNVPQAIRFEEPLAHMLTACRRTVREQLDALHQRREQQSRPNQSAPGTTMVLIPPPCTLVVTATQKQQLQQQIQQHVQLLTQVNMLCSPVEALQSQAGTTKLFLTELQSFAERAEQVRAAVDPGFRSVFRVCNLQPSLNLLEELKQTPLPHVPSTKITRSRAVNPYPLLPTHLAWLFATRSTFLYPELLPHCSLDPDLQPPRSKNFYTKGEDGLIVLGLKHFSETEFPYHLMSQYLIRPKKLDQLRVRVKDMCSSRSADNIIKFYCQHHVVPPLPVACCPVLPGEECPPVERERNIMPNWLRKSLPHIHKVVFEGQSEEKQPSDNGKTKASPQLVFPDRTQYPKCLPKGLTLQLHPSARRQSSARPPKPRPLHGFAQPSLTPLAKAPTCSSGTINLLPTVPTSLPSQGVILLTQTPCIPVNGALPVSQMTSTPAHGTVPLSSVGPVNFQYVVPQQGCVNPVEPPASLPPSVVHVPSTPAIACNTPVSRNGLVTTCVIQSVPKKAVVPKKQIMPRKLHPIKPSPLNPVHQLSQIIPFAPGAAMNVNLGTTAPIVEQAMTANFAENVTNAVPSMVIIQPSSSLDNAAIHPQVATQGWVKSSNSLPTQDSIMNIPHVGTLARPLLPSNNVRIPSPDGPKKPAESDLKFKSSPVFFSHTPSPPLQAIENLRSSTVMPNMDHQEHHESVPNTLDNGPKSSSLLPQNSSAGATPPAASLQNLSAFTGPPADNSQYMLVQAALQGGAPQFLLVPKSSLLSNQPALHAPESESRVPQQHTTLSKSETFHTSGVPNVREDNVSLGVGLPSEGAVIQITAPSCTDHGAGEVWKEEMEVGAEVGGEEMAGALFGSPFLKLSESSCSPGSSLSSNNMDTEVSEIMMENSWESPRCEEQSKDRDGLSESGKKEQGKGSERMYASVTVKLGNLRAEHEVPGLLTISSGAENQETPGGGEGQSEGNRREGEEGEGQHNGESGGREERDGNEEGEKKGDGEGGGEGDGNGGRQGNGGGDKNDEEKDGDGEREEEEEDFDELTQDEDEEEVMSSASEESVLSVPELQETMEKLTWLASERRLCGEGDSEEDNSPNSPTSPTSPTSPISQNSQEENSEDEEDGAMKGEELEPTEGDGGKLPEGDAPQEDDPPQTSGKGAGRGRGRGRPPPRNLKRSRRQERGSKDTSKLLLLYDDHILDNDPMRESKDIAFAQAYLNRVREAMQDTPGKMEEFLSLLYEFEQGGEGRSAVELFSQLKPLLKDWPELLSDFAAFLLPEQALECGLFEEQQAFERSRRFLRQLEISFGENPSHYQKIVRALQAGAAFTPSGIEELKAQMATLLKGHTHLQGEFSVFFDELRPPPARPGQFEEAVWPEDAGSGLEGGDGSVSLTSGGAVSGGFEEVTLPDLEEEEETQKIPQITGRSRRRKELGTHRNYKQDCDWPEKDCPCHCHDSSHEAKHRRHKRKGCPRCHSHKGTDGSKALKNGDQSFPTAHPLPEKGEEREETERGEEEREEEKETETEVKDESGSGVNSPHHEPEGQTWGGNEGDPPPNPDERDDEEEVDEEEEEWKDGEGERCSSSKPSRDEERAVTEQAEPSLTQSGDREMMQSRQSPSSDAPVCAKNISLTPSGERVVLWTREADRVILTACQQQGANPSTFQAVSAQLGNKTASEVSKRFRDLMRLFHTSARQASSEDEGTEQQSATDEEQD